One window from the genome of Octopus sinensis unplaced genomic scaffold, ASM634580v1 Contig04904, whole genome shotgun sequence encodes:
- the LOC115227573 gene encoding caseinolytic peptidase B protein homolog, whose protein sequence is MVAIRRKQNGWVDRDHPLVFLFLGSSGIGKTELAKQMAKYLHGDKKAFIRMDMSEFQHRHEVAKFIGSPPGYVGHEEGGQLTNLLKECPDSVVLFDEIEKAHPDVLTIMLQLFDERHFKRDEFLGRINEFVYFLPFSKYELRRLVVKELEFWAKKAMESNKMTLEWDSSVVEVLIDGYDIHYGARSIKHEIERRIISQIAFAHEQELIKEGSTITLKIDGNSSENVCGRIKLEFSPDSSHGYW, encoded by the exons ATGGTAGCTATAAGACGGAAACAAAATGGTTGGGTAGACCGAGACCAtccacttgtttttctttttctcggcTCTTCGGGGATCGGCAAGACAGAATTGGCCAAACAGATGGCAAAATATCTTCACGGAGACAAGAAAGCCTTTATTCGAATGGACATGTCTGAATTCCAGCATCGACACGAAGTGGCCAAGTTCATAGGGTCTCCTCCCGGGTACGTGGGTCACGAGGAGGGAGGACAGTTGACGAATCTACTAAAGGAGTGTCCTGATTCCGTCGTCCTCTTTGATGAGATAGAAAAGGCTCATCCCGATGTTCTGACTATAATGCTCCAATTATTCGACGAG AGGCATTTCAAAAGGGATGAGTTTTTGGGGAGAATAAACGAATTTGTCTACTTTTTGCCGTTTTCTAAATACGAGTTGAGAAGGTTGGTTGTCAAGGAACTCGAGTTTTGGGCCAAAAAGGCGATGGAGTCGAATAAGATGACACTCGAGTGGGACAGTTCTGTGGTGGAGGTGCTCATTGATGGGTACGACATTCACTATGGAGCAAGGTCAATCAAACATGAGATTGAGAGGAGGATTATTAGTCAGATTGCCTTTGCACATGAACAGGAGTTAATTAAAGAGGGATCCACCATTACTCTCAAAATTGATGGAAATAGTTCGGAAAATGTTTGTGGAAGAATTAAACTCGAGTTTTCACCAGATTCATCTCATGGATATTGGTAG